The genomic DNA TATCTCGAATCCGAACTCAAGGAGTACTACTACCGCGACGAAAACAGCCTCATCCGAGCGACACCCGAAGCGGCCGAGCTCGTCGGCATCGATACCGACGAGGATATCGTTCGCGTACCCCCGCTGCAGTCGGATATCATCGACGTTCTCGCCGGTCCCGATGGGGAACCACAGAGTGTGGTTTCAGTGCTCCACGACCTCGAAGACGCCGGCATTGAGACGGATGTCGACGCCGTCCGGTCCGGGCTTCGAAGCCTCGAAGACAAGGGCATCGTTGCCGTTATAAAAAAGACCGTACCGACATTCAGGCTCGCCGTCGAGCGGGACGACATCGAGGTCGAAACCCTCGAAGAGCCGGCGCACGCTTAGCGCCGTCGCTGGCGCTTCCGGTCGAGCAACTGCGAAACGGCACGCCCCGGGCCGCCGGACAGCGGCCACTCCTTCGAGCGCCACGCGGGCGGTTCGGGTTCGAAGTCGACACAGCGGCCGGAACACTCCGTAGCGGTAGGTTCCCGTTCCTTTGCGGCACACCACGGAAACGGACCGGCGGGGTCGCGTAGCTCGAAGTGGCGGCAGTCGGGCCGCATTGTCTCGGCGTAGGAACGCCAGCCGCGTTCGTAGGCTCGTTCGGCGATTTCCAGCCGCTTCCGCTGCTTCCAGTCGGCGTCGGCGTATTCGAAGTCGATACGGCCGTCACACCGGTCGGTGGGACGGACACCGGGAGAAGACGCATCGAGCGTACGGGGGTTCCAGACACGCTCGGCGTGGATGCCGTCAGCATCGACGGCGAGGATACCGACATCGACCGGCATCGCTTCGAGCAACGCGGGTTCGATATCATCGCCCGTCGTGTTCGTTGCTAGCCACACCTCGTCGGCCAACCCAAGGGCGACATCGTGTTCGAGCTGTTCGGCCAGTCGTCGTGCCGCCGACGCATCAAGGTCGGGCTTGTTCTCGATGGCAACGATGCGGTCGACCCAGTCGGGATACCGATACCGTCGGCGGATTTCGATGCGGTTGCCGTCGCGACGAGTCTCGATGAACCCGCGGTCGGCCGCTCGGTGTATCGACTCACGGACATACCGCCACGGGTAGCCGGGGTCAGGAAGGCAGTCTCGGTAATAGTCCCACCCGGTCGGAGCGTGTTGGGCGACAAACAGCAGGTCCGAATCAAGGCGTTCGGGGCCGAAGGCTGCTCGCTGCGTCAGCGCCGTCTCGGTCGTCTCAATGATGACGGTGTCCCAGCGACGGCTTCTGGTTCCGAGCTGCCGGGCGACGAGGACGCGTCCGTCACCGGACGGCTGCCAGTGGCGCTCGGCCCACGCACAAACGCGTAGCTCGAAACCGAACTCTTTCACGAACGGCTGTGGGGGATACAATGAGGTAAGCGGTTCGGCATCGGCATCAAACGAAGTGGCGAGGAGGCGACCGGGAACGTCGGGCACCGGGCGGACCCGACGTACTGGCGGACGGGCGTGGTGCGGGCGTCGTTGTGTGTGCCGTCACGACGAGAAAAGCGTCGTTCTGGCATTCATTTGTTGGACTGGATAGCTTATAAACCCTCGCCTGGTGACGAAAAGCTCCTCGACCCGGTCACCGCAGGCCATCGCGGCGGTCATCAAGCGCCGGGAACTCCGACCGAACATCGGCGACACGGTCAGGCGGACAGTCGGCGACGACGAGCGTCGGCCCATCGTCGGCAGCGGCGACCGGGGTTCCCCACGGGTCGTAGATAGTCGACCGCCCGACGAGCGATGCGTCGTCGAACGTCGCAGAGCCATTGACGGCCCCGACATACAGCAGGTTCTCGACGGCGCGGGCGCGCGGCAGGAGCTTCCAGTGTTCGATGCGCGGGTACGGCCACGCGCTCGGGACAAGCACCATCGTAACGTCCTTTTCGGCGAGCTGGCGGTAGAGTTCCGGGAACCGGAGGTCATAACACGTCGTTACGGCGACGGTGTGTCCGCAGATGTTGGCCGTTGGGAGCCGTTCTCCGGGGACGAGCAGCTCTGCTTCGGCGGATTCGTACCCGAAGAGATGGTGCTTCCGATAGACGAGTTGTCGCTCGCCGTCGCTGTCGAACAGGACAGCGGTGTTGGCGAGCCCCTCCTCGGCCGGCACAGGCTGTGCCGCGTCGGCCGACGCCGCGAGGTCCTCAACGACTGTCCCCGCCAGCACGGCCACATCGAACTCGACGGCTGCCTCACGGAGCCGCTGGTGAGTCGCGCCGTCGAGCGGCTGTGCGTAGCGCTCGTAGCTATCGAAGGCGAAGTACCCGACGTCGAATATCTCCGGCAGCACAACACAGTCGGCCCCGGCGGCAGCGGCGTCCGCAATCGCGTCGACGGCTCTCGTAACGTTTTCTTCGACGTCTCGCGGCGTTATCTCCAGTTGGGCAAGCGCGAGTCTCATCCGTCGTCCGTCCCCTCGGTGTTGACCGACTCCAAGACGACGGCTTCGAGGTTCGCCAGTTCATCGTCGAGCTTTCGCTTGAAGTAGGTCTCGACGCCCGGGAGGCGGCCGTCAACGACGAAACGGTTCGTGAGGCGAGTCCCCTCGTCGGTCGGTTCGAGTTCGTGTTCACCCTGTACGTACATGGCTTTGGAGCGACCGGTGAACTTCACGTACTCCGGTTCGTCCCGCTCGATGTCCTCTGTCTCGATTCGTATCGTCCGGTCAACGCGTGGAATCGGCAGCGAGACGTGCCAGACAGCGGTTCTGTCGCCGGTCGTCTCGTACTCCTCGACGACGCTTATCGACTCGGCTCGCGTCTTCGGGTCGGCGATGACCGACCAAACCCCCTCCGGTGGCACCGGAATGTCGAAGACGCGCTCGACGCGTACAGTCATACAGCTACATTGGAGAGCGCGAGTAAAAGGCCGGCCTTTTCGGCGTCACTCAGGGGTAACTCGCCACGTCGTCGAGCGAGCGCGTGACCACTTCTCGATGTCGACGTCCTCAGACTGTTCTGCGAGCCGTGGCAGCCGGGCACCGACCTGCTTGGCAGTGAGGTCGATGGCGTCGGCGATATGCTTGGCACGGAAGTAGCGGTCACCACCTTTGGCGCGCTCTCTGAGGTGGGCGAGGATGCGCTCGTCTTCCTCGCTCAGTTCGCTCATACTGCCGTATTGGGCCGCGAGCGGCTTAAGGGCGTCCCTTCTAGCTGTACAGGTGGTACGCGGCGACGGAGAGGCCGCCAGCGGCGACCGCGACCGCGAAGGACCAGCCGGCGGCCAACTGGTCGCCCGTAACTCCGAAGACGGCGAGCCCGACCGCGCCGAGGACGGCGATGACGCCGAATAGCATCGAGAAGCCGACACCCTTGTCCGTCGAGTTAGCGGTTTCCATACCCGTACCTACGGGAGCGGTCTCATAAATCCCGCCGGTTGCGGTTCGACGACGGACGGGAGGCTGAACCTTTTTCTCTACCGGAGCGGAACGACGACACGTGAGTACGCTGGTCGTCTGTGTCGACCGGGACGGCGGCATCGACCACGAGACCCCGGTCGTTGGCTGGGAGACCATTCGGGGGCTGGTCACCGAAATCGGAATCGACGACCCGGAGGACAGCCGTGTTAACTGCCTGCTGGAGGCACTCCGGGTCGGACGGGACCTCCGCGATTCGGGAGAGACCGCTATCGTCGCCGTCGTTTCCGGGGGCGGTGAGGGGGTAAACAGCGACCGCGCCGTCGCCGAGCAGGTCGACGAGCTCGTCGATGCACACGACCCCTCGTCAGCAATCGTCGTCACCGACTCGGCGAACGACGAACGGCTGGTCCCCATCATTGAAAGCCGAGTGCAGGTCGACGCCGTCGACCGCGTCATTGTCCGGCAGTCCCACGACATTCAGTCGACCTACTACCTCCTAAAACAGTTCCTCGGTGACGAGGAGCTCCGCGGAACGGTGCTCGTACCTATCGGCGCAGGGATGCTCGCGTTTCCGCTCCTGCTGTTGCTCGCCGACAGCGTCGCGGTGGCGATGGCGTCGATTGCTGCCGTCATCGGGCTATTTCTTCTCTATAAGGGCCTCGGTATCGACGACCTCGTCTCGACGCTGCCGTCGCGGGCGCGGACGGCGTTCTACTCGGGACAGGTATCGCTCGTCACCTACGTTGTCGGAGCCGGGTTGGCACTCATCGGCGTCTTCGCTGGCGGCATCAACGCTGCAGGCATGAGCGCCGAAAGCGAGCTGCTTGTCGCGGTTCGGTTTCTCTTCGACAGCGTGCCATGGCTGGCCGCGGCAGCGCTGGCGGCGGCGACTGGCCGGCTCATCGACGAATTGCTGGCCGAGCAGCCGGTTTC from Natronomonas pharaonis DSM 2160 includes the following:
- a CDS encoding DUF5797 family protein, which encodes MTLSEEAESRLADIVSLQPTKNSELQERWGLDGGSEVHQYLESELKEYYYRDENSLIRATPEAAELVGIDTDEDIVRVPPLQSDIIDVLAGPDGEPQSVVSVLHDLEDAGIETDVDAVRSGLRSLEDKGIVAVIKKTVPTFRLAVERDDIEVETLEEPAHA
- a CDS encoding DUF5787 family protein, translating into MKEFGFELRVCAWAERHWQPSGDGRVLVARQLGTRSRRWDTVIIETTETALTQRAAFGPERLDSDLLFVAQHAPTGWDYYRDCLPDPGYPWRYVRESIHRAADRGFIETRRDGNRIEIRRRYRYPDWVDRIVAIENKPDLDASAARRLAEQLEHDVALGLADEVWLATNTTGDDIEPALLEAMPVDVGILAVDADGIHAERVWNPRTLDASSPGVRPTDRCDGRIDFEYADADWKQRKRLEIAERAYERGWRSYAETMRPDCRHFELRDPAGPFPWCAAKEREPTATECSGRCVDFEPEPPAWRSKEWPLSGGPGRAVSQLLDRKRQRRR
- a CDS encoding nitrilase-related carbon-nitrogen hydrolase, whose product is MRLALAQLEITPRDVEENVTRAVDAIADAAAAGADCVVLPEIFDVGYFAFDSYERYAQPLDGATHQRLREAAVEFDVAVLAGTVVEDLAASADAAQPVPAEEGLANTAVLFDSDGERQLVYRKHHLFGYESAEAELLVPGERLPTANICGHTVAVTTCYDLRFPELYRQLAEKDVTMVLVPSAWPYPRIEHWKLLPRARAVENLLYVGAVNGSATFDDASLVGRSTIYDPWGTPVAAADDGPTLVVADCPPDRVADVRSEFPALDDRRDGLR
- a CDS encoding SRPBCC family protein, which produces MTVRVERVFDIPVPPEGVWSVIADPKTRAESISVVEEYETTGDRTAVWHVSLPIPRVDRTIRIETEDIERDEPEYVKFTGRSKAMYVQGEHELEPTDEGTRLTNRFVVDGRLPGVETYFKRKLDDELANLEAVVLESVNTEGTDDG
- a CDS encoding DUF7123 family protein; translated protein: MSELSEEDERILAHLRERAKGGDRYFRAKHIADAIDLTAKQVGARLPRLAEQSEDVDIEKWSRARSTTWRVTPE
- a CDS encoding DUF7525 family protein, with translation METANSTDKGVGFSMLFGVIAVLGAVGLAVFGVTGDQLAAGWSFAVAVAAGGLSVAAYHLYS
- a CDS encoding DUF373 family protein, with amino-acid sequence MSTLVVCVDRDGGIDHETPVVGWETIRGLVTEIGIDDPEDSRVNCLLEALRVGRDLRDSGETAIVAVVSGGGEGVNSDRAVAEQVDELVDAHDPSSAIVVTDSANDERLVPIIESRVQVDAVDRVIVRQSHDIQSTYYLLKQFLGDEELRGTVLVPIGAGMLAFPLLLLLADSVAVAMASIAAVIGLFLLYKGLGIDDLVSTLPSRARTAFYSGQVSLVTYVVGAGLALIGVFAGGINAAGMSAESELLVAVRFLFDSVPWLAAAALAAATGRLIDELLAEQPVSTALMNLPFGVVAIGLVVRGFSGYLLERAGVFEPFVVPSFEAGPVAVEGFAVSIWGRLAIYIVAGVVVSLLGVVFTSQMNDAGERG